In Cryptomeria japonica chromosome 10, Sugi_1.0, whole genome shotgun sequence, a genomic segment contains:
- the LOC131036142 gene encoding ATP synthase subunit beta, chloroplastic-like, with product MNATDGSMRGMKVIDTGGPLSVPVGETTLGRIFNVLGEPIDDLGPIDALTRSPIHRSAPAFTQLDTRFSIFETSIKVVDLLAPYRHGGKIGLFGGAGVGKNSVNYGINQQHC from the coding sequence ATGAATGCTACAGATGGTTCGATGAGAGGAATGAAAGTAATTGATACAGGAGGTCCACTTAGTGTTCCAGTTGGTGAAACTACTCTTGGAAGAATTTTTAATGTTCTTGGGGAACCTATTGATGACTTAGGTCCTATAGATGCTCTCACAAGATCTCCTATTCATAGATCTGCTCCCGCCTTTACACAATTGGATACCAGATTTTCAATCTTTGAAACAAGCATTAAAGTAGTGGATCTTTTAGCTCCTTACCGCCATGGGGGAAAAATTGGATTATTTGGGGGAGCTGGAGTGGGTAAAAACAGTGTTAATTATGGAATTAATCAACAACATTGCTAA
- the LOC131036136 gene encoding uncharacterized protein LOC131036136 — MDIERELQELQDRLDQDRENIPPLATGPPLILRFHRRQRHRPPLQGLTNLLLSNRNSDTTHIPRIREIRAVVVEGRSIAGNKKRKAMSDDEFLRNPKRPKLTKIFFR, encoded by the exons ATGGATATTGAGAGAGAGTTGCAGGAGCTTCAAGATAGGTTAGACCAAGACAGGGAGAACATTCCTCCTCTCGCTACAGGACCGCCATTAATTCTTCGTTTTCACCGGAGGCAAAGGCACAGACCCCCTCTTCAAGGCCTCACCAACCTATTGCTTTCTAATAGAAATTCTGATACCACCCACATT CCCAGAATTAGAGAGATTAGGGCAGTGGTGGTGGAGGGAAGATCTATAGCTGGAAATAAGAAGAGGAAGGCAATGTCAGATGACGAGTTTTTAAGGAATCCCAAGAGGCCAAAGCTCACTAAGATCTTCTTCAGATGA